A genomic region of Larus michahellis chromosome 25, bLarMic1.1, whole genome shotgun sequence contains the following coding sequences:
- the IER2 gene encoding LOW QUALITY PROTEIN: immediate early response gene 2 protein (The sequence of the model RefSeq protein was modified relative to this genomic sequence to represent the inferred CDS: inserted 1 base in 1 codon; deleted 2 bases in 1 codon), with amino-acid sequence MEEAQRLLTVSVWKLHRGRLQRGGLRLHRSLQLSLLLRAARHRYLTARAAAGTPPQPGPPPTDTPPRRARPPAGNSDPATGGDAGNDQPGPPQRPGPLHPTDLGPPQPTEPGPPQRPEPGGHPQPTDLGPPQRTDPGPRSDQDRDLQNAQNRDPPRPPNRDPHSVQDRDPQSPQNRGDPLSRPAWDPPSAPNRDPRSDRDRGDPLSPPDRVPPSAQNRDPRSAQDRGNPPSPPSRDPRNDRDPPSPTTPDAANRDHPQDSPSRYRDPPSAPRLPPPPRCPPSAAPAAPRSPGTPLAPRTGRKRRSSGSGGPGPAPVPSKRARLEAEEPPXPPGPPGRCSGPPAAAFGLLLRAVGAC; translated from the exons GGTGTCGGTGTGGAAGCTCCACCGGGGCCGGTTGCAGCGCGGCGGCCTCCGCCTCCACCGCAGCCTCCAGCTCTCGCTGCTGCTCCGCGCCGCCCGGCACCGCTACCTCACCGCCCGGGCCGCCGCCGGTACCCCCCCGCAACCGGGACCACCCCCCACCGACACCCCGCCG CGCcgcgcccggccgcccgccggtAACAGCGACCCCGCAACGGGGGGAGACGCCGGGAACGACCAACCGGGACCCCCGCAGCGACCGGGACCCCTTCATCCGACCGATctgggccccccccagcccaccgaaCCGGGACCCCCGCAGCGCCCCGAACCGGGGGGACACCCTCAACCGACCGACCTGGGCCCCCCCCAGCGCACCGACCCCGGACCCCGCAGCGACCAGGACCGGGACCTCCAGAACGCTCAGAACCGGGACCCCCCGAGACCGCCGAACCGGGACCCCCACAGCGTCCAGGACCGGGACCCCCAGAGCCCTCAGAACCGGGGGGACCCCCTCAGCCGACcggcctgggacccccccagcgcACCGAACCGGGACCCCCGCAGCGACCGGGACCGGGGGGACCCCCTTAGCCCACCGGACCGGGTCCCCCCGAGCGCTCAGAACCGGGACCCTCGGAGCGCTCAGGACCGGGGGAACCCCCCGAGCCCACCGAGCCGGGACCCCCGCAACGACCGGGACCCCCCGAGCCCAACGACCCCGGACGCCGCCAACCGCGACCACCCCCAGGACTCCCCGAGCCGGTACCGCGACCCTCCGAGCGCCCCGaggctgccgccgcctccccgctgcccccccagcgctgcccccgccgccccccgctcccccggaaCCCCCCTGGCGCCTCGGACCGGCCGCAAGCGGCGGAGCAGCGGCTCGGGGGGGCCGGGACCGGCGCCGGTACCGAGCAAACGGGCGCGGCTGGAGGCGGAggagccgc ctcccccgggaccccccggccgctgctcggggccgcccgccgccgccttcgGGCTCCTGCTCCGCGCCGTCGGGGCGTGCTGA